The following coding sequences lie in one Eschrichtius robustus isolate mEscRob2 chromosome 10, mEscRob2.pri, whole genome shotgun sequence genomic window:
- the DNAJA1 gene encoding dnaJ homolog subfamily A member 1: MVKETTYYDVLGVKPNATQEELKKAYRKLALKYHPDKNPNEGEKFKQISQAYEVLSDAKKRELYDKGGEQAIKEGGAGGGFGSPMDIFDMFFGGGGRMQRERRGKNVVHQLTVTLEDLYNGATRKLALQKNVICDKCEGRGGKKGAVECCPNCRGTGMQIRIHQIGPGMVQQIQSVCMECQGHGERISPKDRCKSCNGRKIVREKKILEVHIDKGMKDGQKITFHGEGDQEPGLEPGDIIIVLDQKDHAVFTRRGEDLFMCMDIQLVEALCGFQKPISTLDNRTIVITSHPGQIVKHGDIKCVLNEGMPIYRRPYEKGRLIIEFKVNFPENGFLSPDKLSLLEKLLPERKEVEETDEMDQVELVDFDPNQERRRHYNGEAYEDDEHHPRGGVQCQTS, encoded by the exons ATGGTGAAAGAAACCACTTATTATGATGTTTTGGGGGTCAAACCCAATGCCACCCAAGAGGAATTGAAAAAGGCTTACAGGAAACTGGCCTTGAAGTACCACCCTGATAAGAATCCAAATGAAGGAGAGAAG TTTAAACAGATTTCTCAAGCTTACGAAGTGCTCTCTGATGCAAAGAAGAGGGAattatatgacaaaggaggagaGCAGGCAATTAAAGAAGGTGGAGCAGGTGGCGGTTTTGGCTCCCCCATGGACATCTTTGATATGTTTTTTGGAGGAGGAGGCAGAatgcagagagaaaggagag GTAAAAATGTTGTGCATCAACTCACAGTAACCTTAGAAGATTTATATAATGGTGCAACAAGAAAACTAGCTCTGCAAAAGAATGTGATTTGTGACAAATGTGAAG GCCGAGGTGGTAAGAAAGGAGCGGTAGAGTGCTGTCCCAATTGCCGAGGTACTGGAATGCAAATAAGAATTCATCAGATAGGACCTGGAATGGTTCAGCAAATTCAGTCTGTCTGCATGGAGTGCCAGGGCCATGGGGAGCGGATCAGTCCTAAAGATAGATGTAAAAGCTGCAATGGAAGGAAGATAGTTCGAGAGAAGAAAATTCTAGAAGTTCATATTGACAAAG GCATGAAAGATGGCCAGAAGATAACATTCCATGGTGAAGGAGACCAAGAACCAGGACTGGAGCCAGGAGATATTATCATCGTTTTAGATCAGAAGGACCATGCTGTTTTTACTCG ACGAGGAGAAGACCTTTTCATGTGTATGGACATACAGCTGGTTGAGGCATTGTGTGGCTTCCAAAAGCCAATATCTACTCTTGACAACCGAACCATAGTCATCACTTCTCATCCAG GTCAGATTGTCAAGCATGGAGATATCAAGTGTGTGCTAAATGAAGGCATGCCAATTTATCGTAGACCATATGAAAAGGGTCGCCTAATCATTGAATTTAAG GTAAACTTTCCTGAGAATGGCTTTCTCTCCCCGGATAAACTCTCTTTGCTGGAAAAACTCCTACCTGAGAGGAAGGAAGTAGAAGAGACTGATGAAATGGACCAGGTAGAACTAGTGGACTTTGATCCAAATCAGGAAAGACGGCGCCATTACAATGGAGAAGCATATGAGGATGATGAACATCATCCTCGGGGTGGTGTTCAGTGTCAGACCTCCTAA